Proteins encoded by one window of Mercenaria mercenaria strain notata chromosome 4, MADL_Memer_1, whole genome shotgun sequence:
- the LOC128556736 gene encoding E3 ubiquitin-protein ligase TRIM71-like gives MNCLPCKRNNNINIADKYCVECQEYFCKTCVGMHENFSLLAKHTLLEITGGTEVAETGSEELQRLTGSTVLQVPTERCLKHPAKIIDMYCRTHDIVGCSVCFTLHYKGCDDIHYVPDIAQELFSTDALQKSVSELTASKEKLEQLTEACFTATNQLAKMKTACLDRLKAFRNEINEIVDELESKTKKEIEQKYNDLDRKLCNDKKSIDAVVHKMEKQLARLKVTDSNKSTLFVSEKLCKNLASAADDLHRFVGKPSRKTKLFFKGDSSIQTYLNRISSLGYVRDQKNAFSSIKEKTTHDIKVDNDADTCNIWGTCITGDDNILIADNTNNKLKLLDKQTYEVKSFCSLSASPRSLCRVSESEAAVSLSNRVIHFVETKDTLTLTRSLQMEHNCFGLALTKGNIYISDGSQNVYVYDMDGKLQRTIFQDNNGDTIFSESRDITVSDDSAKIHVADSRKGLITLSIEGNVLWQYTGSELKGAYGVCTDGDGNLLITGILSHNVVLMSQTGEKIGPIINAADGIQSPVSVCFDQRKSRVLVTKNGNHLIAFEFD, from the exons ATGAACTGTTTACCGTGTAAAAGGAACAACAACATTAATATTGCTGACAAATACTGTGTTGAATGTCaggaatatttttgtaaaacatgtgtAGGAATGCACGAAAATTTCTCTTTACTTGCTAAACATACACTGCTCGAGATCACCGGCGGAACTGAAGTTGCTGAAACTGGAAGTGAAGAACTGCAGAGATTAACAGGTTCAACAGTGCTTCAAGTGCCGacggaaagatgtttaaaacatcCAGCGAAAATTATAGACATGTACTGCAGAACACACGATATCGTCGGCTGCTCTGTTTGTTTTACCCTTCATTACAA GGGCTGTGACGATATTCATTACGTACCAGATATTGCTCAGGAATTGTTTAGTACTGATGCTCTTCAGAAATCTGTATCTGAACTTACTGCCAGTAAAGAAAAATTGGAACAGTTGACGGAAGCATGCTTCACTGCCACGAATCAACTGGCGAAAATGAAGACTGCGTGTTTGGACAGGCTAAAGGCTTTCCGAAATGAGATAAATGAAATAGTTGATGAATTAGAAAGTAAGACGAAAAAGGAAATTGAACAAAAGTATAACGACTTAGACAGAAAGCTTTGTAATGACAAAAAGTCTATAGATGCGGTAGTACATAAGATGGAAAAACAACTTGCACGGCTGAAAGTTACTGACAGTAATAAATCGACTTTATTTGTATCTGAAAAACTATGCAAAAATTTAGCGTCAGCCGCCGATGATTTACACAGATTTGTGGGTAAACCTTCaaggaaaacaaaattatttttcaaaggtgATTCTTCCATCCAGACGTACCTCAACCGTATTTCATCGCTTGGATATGTTCGTGATCAGAAAAACGCTTTCAGCTCTATTAAAGAAAAGACAACTCACGACATCAAAGTAGACAATGATGCAGACACTTGCAACATTTGGGGTACCTGTATAACCGGGGACGACAACATACTCATAGCCGATAACACTaacaacaaattgaaattattagATAAACAAACATACGAAGTGAAGAGCTTTTGTAGTCTTTCAGCGTCACCAAGGTCATTGTGCAGGGTAAGTGAGTCGGAAGCCGCTGTTAGCTTGAGTAATAGAGTGATTCATTTTGTCGAAACCAAAGACACACTTACCTTAACTAGGTCTCTACAAATGGAGCACAACTGTTTTGGACTTGCACTAACCAAAGGCAACATCTACATATCCGATGGCAGTCAGAATGTGTATGTGTACGATATGGACGGTAAACTACAAAGAACTATCTTTCAAGATAACAACGGAGATACCATATTCTCTGAGAGCCGTGACATTACCGTCAGTGATGATAGTGCTAAAATTCATGTAGCGGATAGCAGAAAAGGTCTGATTACTCTAAGTATAGAAGGAAACGTGTTATGGCAATATACTGGGTCAGAACTGAAAGGTGCATATGGCGTGTGCACAGATGGTGATGGCAATCTTCTGATTACTGGAATTTTGTCACATAATGTAGTGCTTATGAGTCAAACTGGAGAGAAAATTGGCCCGATAATTAATGCAGCTGACGGTATACAAAGCCCAGTTTCTGTATGCTTTGACCAACGTAAATCAAGGGTTTTGGTCACTAAAAATGGCAACCATTTGATCGcttttgaatttgattaa